Part of the Capsicum annuum cultivar UCD-10X-F1 chromosome 12, UCD10Xv1.1, whole genome shotgun sequence genome is shown below.
TTCCTGTTCCAGGAGCCAGCTGTTTAGGGTCTCTATAATTTTCCCAGGCATAGTCCATGCTATATTTTTTAGATTGAGAAACTAGTGACCCTACAGTGTAAAAAAAGATGGACCACTGTTTCTCTAGTTTCCCCACAAAAAAAACACCTAGAGCACAATGGGTTCCTCTCTTCATCAGGTTATCTTGACTATCTTGAGTTAGCATAGCTTCCTTAGCCAATAACCAAACAAAGTAGGCTACTTTGTGTGGGATTTTAGCTTTCCAAATATGTTTCTAGGGCCATCCGAGTAACTGCTGGTTTGTCTGGTTAAGTTTCCTGTAAGTTGTATTTACTATAAAAGTCCCTTTGCTATTCCCTTGCCATTTTAGAATGTCTTGTGCCGTCTTCAGGCCATTGAACTGGTCAATAGGGTTGAGAAATTCTATAACTCTAGGAATTTCCCAATCATTGAGATTTCTGCTGAACTCAAAATTCCACCCTTGAGGAGTCCACAATTCAGCTATTGTGCTTTGCTAATATAGAACTAGACTGTATGTATCTGGGAGTAAGATTTCTATTTTCCCTACTTCATGCCAACCATTCTACCAAAAAATAGTTTTAGCTCCATCTACCACTTCAATCTTGGTGTTGACTTTGAATTCATCCCATAACACTTTGATAGACTTTCATAAGCTAACACCATAAGGAGTAGTGACTTCCTTTGTCATCCAGTTATCATCTTCCTCATATTTGTTTTTGATGACATTGCCCCATAGGTTCTGATTGTCATTAGCATACTTCCAGAGCCACAAAGCCACTTCATTCTGAGATCTTTACTTCGGTTCTTCAAGTTCTTGATGCTCAAACCATAGTTATCTTCTTAATGGTCACTACCTTCCATTTGGCTAAATGGTAGCCATTCCTTTCTTTGTTCCCTTGCCATAGAAATTCCCTCCTGATACTATCCAACCTATTGATGATTCCGGTTGGTACAGGAAATAAGGACATCATATATGTTGGAAGTGCATCAAGCACGGAATTAATCAAAGTCAATCAGCCACCCAGAGAAAGATATTGGGATTTCCATCTTGCTAACTTCTTCTCACATTTCTAAATCATCCCATTCCAAATTTCCATAGACATGGACTTTGCTCCCAGAAGCAAACCAAGGTAAATGGTAGGCAAAGTACCCACTTTACCCTCTAAAATCGTCTTCAATATTTCCATGTTTGGCACAACATTGACCGGATAGAGGAAGCTTTTCCTCCAATTCACATGTAGACCTGGCATTCCTTCAAAAATGACCAATATCAACCTCAAAATTTTGAGTTGTTCCTCTTCAGCATCACAGAAAACAAGAGTATTGTCTGCATACCGCAGATGAGATCTCCAAACTTTCCATTCCAGTTCTAGCAACCTCAAAACCCCTCAGCCAACCTTATATGTTCGCAATCTTAATCATGTTGTTGAGTCCCTCCATTACAAGTATGAACAAGAAAGGTGACAAAGGGTTACCTTGTCTCAAACCCCTCTGTGAGCTAAAGAAACCTATTGGACAGCCATTTTTAAGGACTGAGAAGTTTATTGTTGAGATGCAGTAGTAGATCCATTGTCTCCATTTGTACCCAAATCCCATCTTCTCTAGCAAACTTATAAGAAATCCCCAATTGACATGATCATAAGCTTTTTCAATGTCGGTTTGCATAGTATTCCTAGTTTTTTCAAACTTAGCCTGGAATGAACCGCCTCATTGGCTATGGGGGTAGCATCCATAATTTGCCTTCCTTGAATGCAAGCCAGTTGTCGAGAATCCACAAGCTTTGCCATCACTCTTTTTAATCTTTCTGTGAACACTTCAGATAAAAGCTTATAAACACTACCTATTAGGCTGATAGGTCTAAAGTCCCTTAATTCTTTAGCACATTTCTTCTTAGGAATCAAAGCTATAAAAGTAGCATTAAAACTTCTTTCAAACCTTTCTTGCTCGTAGAACTTCTGAAAGGTCTGCAtgcataatatcatgtttcaCCACATCTCAACATTTGATGAAAAACCCGATAGTGAAACCATTTGGACCAAGTGCTTTATCAATTGCACACTGCTTTAACCAACTCAGTACCTCATTCTCTTCAAAATTCTTTTCTAAATCTGCCATTTCCTCTGTTGTCAGTCTTGAACTTGTGAAATTACCGCAGGTCTCCCACTTTACTTCCTCAGAATATAACTTTCTGATAGAACTCCACAACTTCCTAGATCTTAGACTAGGCTCCCCTAAATTAGAAGTTGGTCAATATTGTTGTATCTCTTATGTGCATTAGCCATCTTATGGAAAAAATTGGTGTTCGTATCCCCTTCTTTCAACCATAAGGATCTGGATCTTTGTCTCTAGATTTCTTCATTCTTAATCAAATCCTCAAATTTCATGATAGCAGATGCCTTTTCCACTGATTCTTCTTCTGTTAGAACTCTGTCTATAGCAATGCTTTCCAAAGATGCCAATTTCTCGAGTAATGCCCTCCTCTGTTGCCCCAAGTTTCGTTGCCGACTTCTGCTCCATTCTTTAGTTTTATGTTTTAGGGCTTTTAAATTGGAGGCCAAGATAAAGGCCTACCAGTATAGTTGAAAGAACTCCACCACTCCTCCACTCTATCCATGAAGCCTTCAGTGTTTAACCACCAATTCTCAAACTTGAAATGACTCTTTCTTCTTCAGATACCACCTTCAATAGCAATTGGAGAATGATCTGACACCAATCTTTGAAGGGCAACTTGCTTTAGATTACTGGAAAAGTCATCCCATTCTTGAGATACCAAAATCGTATCACTTCTTGAGGCTATTCTTTGATTATCCCCTTTGAACCATGTGTAGCTAGCATTTTTCTAATTGAAGATCAATTAAATTCATATCCTCAATCGGATCAGAAAACTCCCTCATGCCGTTTGTTCTGCTAGTACAATTTCTTTTCTCAAAGACACATCTAGCCACATTGAAGTCCCCACAAACAGCCCATGATCCTTCAAATAAACCTCCTATAGAGCCAATCTCCTCACGTTCTTCTCTCCTTGTAACAATTAGGAACATACATCCCTGTTATATGACAGTTGAAATCCTGCAATTGTGCTTCAAATTTGCAGGTGAGAGTGTAAGCCCCTACCTCTAGTATTTCCCCTTCCATACTCTACTATCCCACAATAATAATATTCCTCCTCTAGTCCCACTAACCTCTAAACATGCCATTTTAATCCCCCCCATAGTTGCGTTATCAGACCTACGAAATCCCCCTTTGCTAAAGCTAAAATTAACAGATCTATTAGATGCGGTTATTTGGTTACCAAGTACTGGAAATCATAGTAAGCAGAAGAACTGTGAATGTTGATGAGAAATCTTACTGGATCAGCATGGAAGAAACCATGAGACAGAATCTGCTCCAGATAGGATTCAACCGCATACCTCCCTAACCTGATCAATAAATTAAGAGAAATCCAGAGGCATATCATTCTCAGTCCTGTTATTATTACTCAATACCAACATTACTATCAGATACGAGAACAAATTGACATCACACATCCAATTTTAGCAGGCCTTCTACATTATTAAGGATCCTTATCAAGCAACATATCTCTCGGACATGATTAAACACCAGTACATGAATGAAAATGATGGACATAGGTAAATTACATATTTCAACAAATTGAATGGCATAACTTTCAGCTCACCTTTTCCTATCAACGCCCAACTGATCTAAGGCTTCTATCCTGTTTATTTTAATACCTGGGACATATTCCATTGTCAAAATCTGCAAGGAATGAAAAATATCATTCAAGTAAATGAGTTGTGGAGAGTTAATTAgtcaaaccatcattatcactGATTATTTAAACCTGTGGTGTGGTATATTCCCAGTATATTGATGGGACTTTCACATAATCCATGTTTTTGAAGTTACTTGCAAATAGTTCTGCATTGGCAGCTTCCTTAGTATAATCAATCTCCTGCAAAACTCATAAAATAATAGACAAATCAAGGAGGATAGCAACACACTGATCCTGAAGAGATCCAGCAGCATTTGACTATTGAAttagatacaaaataaaataatagcacTAGATTACAGGTCAGTCAATCACTAGAGTAACTTAAATTACTTCAATTCATGATTGTCAGTTAATACAAACCCATCAAACACACAGTTCCCAGGTGACCAGTTGTCATCGTTCAAGTCCTGAactctaaggggtcgtttggtgtgaggtataagagaTATATAGTCCCGAGATAGAATgaagtattattttatcccatgtttggtttgAAGTATTAGTTAGTACCgggattatttatcccaccagttacaccatagtgatgggataagttttCCCATATACAtgatgggataactaatcccgggtTATCCCGAGATAACTTATTTCGGAATTAATTATCCTaggataactctttcccaaccaaacgacccctaattggTAAATGGAcgtattctatttttattttattttttgaaactgTTAACTGTATTTTGAAGCATTCCATTTAAGTGCAACGAGAACATACTAACGAGATAAGATAGCACCTTTTATTCCATATGAAGCCATAAACCATGTGAACAATTAAACGAATCTCTTCTCCTTCTCGCATGACATTCCATTACCTTTTCTTAACATTCCATTACCATTTTTTGTCAAAAACCAATAAATTTAAGGGATTCTTACATATATGTACCTCTGAGGAAAATAGTTTGCAGTTAATGGCCCAAAACATCCAGTCACTAATTCGCATGTATATGTAATGTAtctacattatatatatagtggataaatgtgtatatatgatGTATAACTATGGATAAGAGATGCATATACAGCCATATACGCTATTAGCCTATTATACAATATCTATACATTGTTATATAATGCACATGTAATGTATCTATATTGTGAAAATAGTTATTAACTGTGCATACATATGTATAAACAACGTATCCACAATAAaaacaaaggaagaaagaaaagaatggCCATTGATTCTAATATAATTTAATAGGATAACAAATTTACCGGAACAAATATCAAAAACAGTTCAAATTTTAAGAGtgggagagagaaaaataagagtGGAGACCAAAGCTTGGCCTAATTTTAATTAGTTAAATGGACGAATGGCCATTTTCAGCAATTTAATGATAATGGGCCATTTTGAGTTAACAGCATGACCAAGTGGTCATTCTGTGTAATTTCCCCTAAGTTTAAATTCCTTGAACACTGATGATGTTGattcataattaattaaaactctGAAGAGTGTCAACCAGAAAGTTTCTTCCATTGAAACCAATATTTTGTAGATCTCACCATTAAATATCTTCGGAACAAAACTTGTACAAACAAACTGGTACAACAAACTGGAAAGTAAATTAGAAACCAAATCCATCTCAAATAGGGAAACATAAACCAACAATAAACTTGATGCGAAAAGAAAGCAAAGATAAGTCAGATAGAGAAAAGAATCTTGAAGTCCTTTTACAAAGAATTAATGAGCTGATGATGCTAACTTagcaatattaaaataaatgattAATTAACAAAATACCTGATACAAGACACTTGCACATTCATCATAGATTGCAACCCAATCTCTTTTTGCACCATCAGATTTAGGATCTATTTTCTGCAGATATTCAGCTATCACCTGCAAGAAATGTGTCACAtgaaaaagatataaatgaaTAACCTATCTTTTAAAAAACAGAAGTAGAAGCGATCATATCAGCACTATAAAGTCACTGCTCCTGCGAGTGTTTAGTGCACAATATCCTGGAGAAGTGTCATTTCATCATGAGCACTGGGTCACAGCACCATGCATATGGATAAATGACATGAAATGGGACTTATTCTGGCAGAATGGAAGTTAGATGGGAACATCTAAGAAGAAAAAACAGCAAAGAGGCTTTCTCTATGCAATCAATGATGATCTGATTATACTTTGTCATATCCAAACGATTACACAAAAGAACTCAAGGGTTAAGAGTAAAGATACTTTAAGTTATCTAAAACTGACCCTCAGGTTTTTAAGATCGATATCAAAAAGATCCTTAAGACCAGGCCTTTGTACTTTGACAACTACTTCCTTCCCATTCAGTCTTGCTCGATGCACCTGACCTGCATTATAAGATATTAGTGTCCTTATATTTCATTCCTGTAAAGCTTGTTGAATACATAGAACAATCACTGGTATTCACAGAATTTACTTGCTGAATGAAGGATGCATCTCTGTGATACAATCAGAATTAAGTGAATATTACCAAGACTTGCAGCAGCTATTGGTTCACGGTCAAATCTTTCAAATATATCATCCAGTGCGCCCCCAAGTTCTTCTTCGACTATTGCTACAGCAGTTTTGGATGGGAAAGGAGGAACTTGATCCTAAGAAGAGAGAAATTATCCTTGTAAATAAACAATTCCTGTAAAATTAATTATTACTaagaaagaaaaggagaagaaTAAGGAGGAGAAAACATGTTGCGTAGCAACGGCAAATGACAGAAACACCATAATAGAAATCACAAGAGTAAATGAAAGAAGGAacaccaccaaaaaataaaataaaaaaagcagCCAGGCATGCTTCCTCCAAGGTAAAAATTAGCATGTGTTGCCAATATGGGCTTACTTTAGAAGTAACTTTAGCATGCTTTCAGAATATAAAATGCTTCAAAGTTAGTATATCCCATCTCAGGGACTATGGATCTCAACTGCATAATTCATTTACTTATATATGGATATCATGTCAAGTATTACATAGTCATTGATTGTATAAAATGATATACTCCAACAACATGCTCAGTCGTCCTCTGCATTGCATTCTGTAAACTAATGTAATGTATATGTGAATCAGGTTTCTTGTACACAGGTAATCTTTGTTGCTAATAATCTGTCAAGTTTCACACATTGCTCGTGTCTGTCACTTGATATAATGGAAAATCTCTCAGGAAGACAGAGATGAATACTGCGCAGCTTGAGAAATTATACATCATCTCAAGAAAATACCAAACAAAAGATAGATAAACAATAGTTGGATTGGCAAAAGTTAATAACAagatacacacatacacacacacaaatatatatatatgtgacccAACTGTTCACTTTGATACCAATTTCTGATGATGAGGCAAGATCCCCAGCTACTAAAACTGAGCAAATGATTTTTTCAAGCTTAAATAACAATGACAGCTATGCCTCAGTTTTCAAGCTTAAAGGATATTGAAAAGATATCAAATTATGGTGAATGAGTGTAGTAGAGGATCAAACGTACGGTAACTTGAGCAGGACATCACCAACCTGAAGCTCAGACAACTGATCAACGTACTCCTGCGCGAGAATATCCACCCTTGTTGAGAATTGCTGACCAATCTTGATAAAAGTAGGACCCAATCTCAAAATAGTTTCTTTTAACCACCTAGCGAGGATCTTTCTCCGCTCAGCTTTTTTCGCTTCTGTCATTCCACCTGCATGAAGCAGCTCCCTGTATTAGTTACAGTAGGAGTGTTTCTTTGTATTATCACTGAGCATGACAGATTGGGGCGGCAATTGATGACTTTCTGAAGGTGTAATAAGTGTTAACCATCTTTTGGCTAACCCAGCCTCCTCAGTACCAGTTTCAAATGATGGGAGTTGCAGGTGTATTTGTTGGTGCTTTGCTTTCAAGAATTATAGATAGGGAAATATTTGTAAAATCTGGAAAATAGGTCAAAACTAAGTACAAAGGGGGGAAATGACTGGGAAGTAGATTCTTTAAGTGTCATGGTAATCATTTTGACTATTGCATAGTTCAGTATCATCAATACAAAGAAgaagtatcaaaatgaaaatGGATAGTTCAgacttgatacaaagtttgtgTCCTGAAATGTCCATTGGAAAAGCAACAACCAAACGAGAACAGCATAAATAGCTTACTCTTTTTGAAGAGTGAAATATTTTCTTTCCATCAGTTCGTGGATCCCAATATCTTCAATAAGGAAAATtcagtgaagaaataaaaaagtgaaTAGCTAAAAGCTATTCATGTAGATCAGCAATGAATTTTGAATAGTCTTTTTCTTTAAAGTAGAATTAAGCCTCACTCCTTAATGTTCCTAGTTGAAATAAGTGCCAAAAAGCAGACTTTCTTGGGTCAATATAGCAAAATTATGGggttttaattttatcaccctgttttTAGCCATTGTGACGTGTTGAAAGAAGAAAATACCAGCATGGTGCTAGGAACAACACATTGGGGCAATTATCTTCTCAATTCTTATAAAAAATTGGGTTAGGTCATTGACCAACCTCGATAGGAGAACTTTTGATTATTCAACCAAGCCTTAAATAAGAAAGTGAAAACAGATCCCCATATCTCCAAAGTCCTTTGAATTGTTGAATATGTTTTGAATCTGTTCCAACGGCCTCCAGGTGGGACAGATACCTGCAAAAACCGTTCAGTAATGTCACATAATCTGGCTTCCATCCAGAAATGAAACAGAGATCACGAGAACCCCTAAAGCACAGAGGCTAAATTGCAATAATTTATATAAGCATTTGAAAATCCTTCTTTATCATTTAGTTTCTTTGTCAACTGCAACAAGCGATCCTAACATTCATTGTGTAAACCAGAATCTCCAAACCCTTTCGGATCCAATTTGAATCCCCTTATGCATAGTGTTATCCGTATATTTCCCGTAGATTTGAGGCTGATATAGTGACCTGGTTAGCTTTAGTGTTAATAACCAATCCAGTAACTTGTCAAGTCACAAACTTGCTTGGACAGGATGTCTTCATCTTGCACTTCTTCTAATAAGAGAATTTCATTGTTTAGTTAAAAAGACCAGTGATAAACATCTTCAGTCATGTGTTGATAATTCTCATCTTAAGAAGATTAGACAAAGTTACAACATAAAAATGGCCATCATCGTTATGTTATATTGACGATAGAACATCACAACAAGAACCATCACACATAGTACATGTATTAAGTCCATGTACCCACATGCAAGGTATGATCATTTTATGACACCACCTCTCTTACTATTCTTCCTTGCAATACCACCAAAGACAGTTATATTTTCCTGTCCTGGGTTATCCTAACCAAACCTATACAACAGTTAGTTCAGCTAAATTAGCCACCCCAAGAAGTTCAGGCTTGAAGTTTATCAATTAAAAGAACAAGTTTGGGATTGAAGTGAAGTTGTTGCTGTACTCATCAAATACAACGCCAATTTAACTGAACCTCATAGTGTAAAAGAAGGAAATGAGCATCCAGTAGATTTTCTGAAATACTAGATTTAGCTAACCGTCATTGACCACTTTCAAACGGAAAAGATTCACTAAACATACAACTCATTCTGATTATAGTAAACATCAACACTAGTGATCCCAAAATTAATTTGGAATTAAAACACACTTAAAATAAACAGTAGATTCTAAAAGTAGAAATTCTTCTACAATGACTACATTTAGTGACGTACACGCACACAAACATCCCTCCCACTTGATCATCCACACCAATCAGTATCAATCAACTATACATCAAGTAGGAAAAGTATACAATTGATAGTTGAGAAGTGATTTGATAAATAATTGGTAACCTAATAGTTcagatataaaattcaaaaaaaataaaaaatgagatacTTTGGGTGCATTTATGATCATtaactcaaaaagaaaaaaaaaactacaataaCAAGAAGAGCATAGTTAACACATATACCTCaactttcttattcttcttaaaCCAAGCCTCCTCTTGTCCAATCTCATCAATACTCTTCTTATTCCTCTTCTCCACCACCTCTTCCGCCTTCACCTCCACCTTCACTTCCACAACCTCGTCCGCACTCTTCGCCGCTACACCATTCCCATTCACATTCACATACTTCACCAAACTCTCATTTTCACACTCAATAGTACCTACACTTCCGTTACTATAACTATCCACCACCAATGCACCATTCAAATCACTACTTTTCTTATTCACACTACCATTCCCATTACTATTCACTTTCCTCATCAATTCAACATCGCGTTCCTCCAACGCTACATTCTCTTCTCTATTCACCGCCTTAATTCGACGTGATGAAAACCTAGTAAGAGGTAAACGGAAGGTTCTAGAAGTTGAAATTGGACATAGAAATTTGAGTTCAGGTAAAGTAGCAGTGGAAAGTTTAACTGAAATACTCGCCATTGTAGTATTCAGAGACTGAGCAACAGAGTATTTTAGAACCGAGTTGCCGTAGCACTGGAAGGAAGAAAAGCGGAAGTAATGGCGGAGAAAAATAGGAATATTATTTATTCGCAATTTATATGAATGCGAAAAATGGGAGGAAATTATATTATATGGTTTCAGAGACGCCACGTCACAGGAGAGATATGTGTGGGGAGAGTATGAAGGAATCTGATTGGCTAATGGGGTCTCGTTAAGTATTAACCTTAAGGATGGAATGCTGAGTGCTGACTGTACATCTTTTGTCGTttgatattcttttcttttcttttctttttttttttagtgtatTTTGCTTTTTTTCGTAGAACtgttgattttgtgatttttataaagattacTAGTACAGGATTTTCTTTAGGAACAATACCACAGACACAAGACTACCTTAAATAGAAAATTTTCAAATCATTagtatctatctatatatatagagagagtaaAACAAAGAAGTTTGTATAAAATTCTGTCAAGTGTTATATTAAAAACTAGTCAATGAGTACTttggcaacaaaaatctattttatcggcaacaaaatttattttactgattaattatttattttatatatataataataaagcaaagaagtttgcataaaattatgccaagtgtTATATTAAGAACTAGCCAATGAGTACTTTGgcaacaaaaaactattttgtt
Proteins encoded:
- the LOC107850778 gene encoding protein ACTIVITY OF BC1 COMPLEX KINASE 8, chloroplastic translates to MASISVKLSTATLPELKFLCPISTSRTFRLPLTRFSSRRIKAVNREENVALEERDVELMRKVNSNGNGSVNKKSSDLNGALVVDSYSNGSVGTIECENESLVKYVNVNGNGVAAKSADEVVEVKVEVKAEEVVEKRNKKSIDEIGQEEAWFKKNKKVEVSVPPGGRWNRFKTYSTIQRTLEIWGSVFTFLFKAWLNNQKFSYRGGMTEAKKAERRKILARWLKETILRLGPTFIKIGQQFSTRVDILAQEYVDQLSELQDQVPPFPSKTAVAIVEEELGGALDDIFERFDREPIAAASLGQVHRARLNGKEVVVKVQRPGLKDLFDIDLKNLRVIAEYLQKIDPKSDGAKRDWVAIYDECASVLYQEIDYTKEAANAELFASNFKNMDYVKVPSIYWEYTTPQILTMEYVPGIKINRIEALDQLGVDRKRLGRYAVESYLEQILSHGFFHADPHPGNIAVDDVNGGRLIFYDFGMMGSISPNIREGLLETFYGVYEKDPDKVLQASIQMGILVPTGDMTAVRRTAQFFLNSFEERLAAQRKEREMAETELGFKKPLTKEEQKEKKKQRLAAIGEDLLAIAADQPFRFPATFTFVVRAFSVLDGIGKGLDPRFDITEIAKPYALELLRFREAGVEVVVKDFRKRWDRQSRAFYNLFRQADRVEKLAAIIQRLEQGDLKLRVRALESERAFQRVSAVQKTIGSAVAAGSLVNLATILYLNSVRVPSIIAYTACVFFGFQVLFGLLKVKKLDERERLITGTA